The sequence GGGGGGGAAGAAAACACCACTGTTGCACTGTGCCAGTCATATAAGGCTCCTGAGTCTCTTTTTAGACGCGAGTTTCGAGTTGTCTCCTTAATGGCAGAGCCAAGTGTCCATGGCTTCTGCCATCTCGTCCCCTCTGGTTTGGTGTCAAACTATGAGACTGGGGATAAAGGGAATGGGTAGACTTCTGACCTTGCTTCTGTGTAAGTAATAAACTATCTGAATTCATTTAGGCTCTTTGTTTTCACCTACCAACTGTGTGAAAGTGTGGCAAGCCAACGTAAGTGCTGCAGTCGTGATCTCTGCGGCCTGTAAGCCAATATACTGCTACTTGGGGAATACCCTACTCAGAGTTGCCCAATACTGTTGGGAAGGTGTACACTGCACAACCCAAGGGACTGTCATCTCATCAAGGATTtagatatttattataaaaaatttctGGTAGGTGACAGTAAAGTATCTTggtccaaaaatatatattttaggttGATTTTGTAGTTAATGACTCACAGACTGTTGGCAACCCTGAATTCCTCCCTTCACAATCAGGGCTCATTTCATGTGAAAATCCCACTGTCCTTAGTACCATGCTAGAATACTGTAATAAGGGAAGTCTTAACTGTCTTTTCCACCTGACTCTGGATCATTTTGGGTGTCTTCTTTATCCTGTGACATAACTCTTGAGAGAGATAATAACTATTTCACATAGTATGGAATATTAACAGTTGAAAGGTGCTAACCATATCACTGTATGTCCAAGAAATTCTCCCTTCCAGCTTTAATAAAAAGAGAGCATGTCTTTCCAAGCAGTTTTACACCCTGCAGCCATACCTTCCAGGGGATCCTGAGAGAAAGTCCTGTGCTCAGCTGAAAGAAGGGAAAGTCCTGAGAAATGGCCTGCAAGGGCTACATAGAAACCAGGTTGCCAGGGAGAAGGTCTTCCCCCTATGTATCAGTTAATCATGATTGAGGTCAGGCATTCTCAGTAATCCAGTGGGCAAGATAGACTGGGAGGGAGGGAGTTGAAAAGCCTAAAATAAGTATAATGTATTGACTCACTGACTGCAAAGGACAGGAATTGATTTGCAGGGCGGTCCATGCAGCTGGTTGCAGGAGGGTTCAGGCGTTCCATCTGAGCCGGGTGGGGGGCCCGGGAGGTGACTTTGGCTGGAAAGGGACGGAAGGCACACAGCAAGCCAGCAGCCTAACCCGGCCCCTTCTGCTTGGTCCTCAAAGGTCTTCCGCCTCTGCCCAAGGATGCCGACCAAAAAAACCAGCCTCCTGCTGCTCCTGGTTTTCCAGACGGCCCTCTTGGCTCTGTTCTTCCACCTGTCGGGCCACCACCTCAGCATCCTGTCTCGGAGGGAGGAGCCCAAGCCCGTGCACGTGCTGGTGCTGTCGTCGTGGCGCTCGGGCTCATCCTTCGTGGGGCAGCTCTTCGGGCAGCACCCCGACGTCTTCTACCTGATGGAGCCCGCGTGGCACGTGTGGATGAGCTTCACACAGAGCACCCCCTCGAAGCTGCACATGGCGGTGCGGGACCTGGTGCGGGCCGTCTTTCAGTGCGACATGAGCGTCTTCGACGCCTACCTGCTCCCCGGGCCCCGGAAACAGTCCAGCCTCTTCGTGTGGGAGACGAGCCGCGCTCTGTGTTCCCCGCCCGCCTGCAGCATGTTCCCGCGGGATAAGATCATCCCCCCGGCCCACTGCAAGGCGCTGTGCCATCGCGAGCCCTTCGAGGTGGTGGAGGAGGCCTGCCGCTCCTACAGCCACGTGGTGCTCAAGGAGGTGCGCTTCTTCAACCTGCAGGCCCTCTACCCGCTGCTCAAGGACCCTTCGCTCAACCTGCACATCGTGCACCTGGTGCGCGACCCCCGCGCCGTGCTGCGTTCCCGCGAGCGCACCTCGGGCGACCTGGTGGTCGACAGCCGCATGGTGGTGGGGCAGCTGTGGGACCACATCAAGGAGGAGGACCGGGCCTTCCACGTGATGCGGGCCATCTGCGAAAGCCAGCGGGAGATCTACGAGGCCGCCCAGCTCCTGCCCGAGGCCCTGCGGCGGCGCTACCTGCTCGTGCGCTACGAGGACCTGGTCCGCAGGCCCCTGACCCAGACTTCCCAGATGTATGACTTCGTAGGCCTGAAATTCTTGCCCCGGCTCCAGACGTGGGTACAAAACATCACCCAGGGCAAGGGCCTGGGTAACCACGCCTTCCGAACAAACGCCAGGAACGCCCTCAACGTCTCCCAAGCCTGGCGCTGGTCCTTGCCCTACACAAAGGTTGCTCGCCTTCAGAAGATCTGTGCTGCTTTGATGAATTTGCTGGGCTACCGCCAAGTCCTGTCTGAGCAAGAGCAGAGAAACCTGTCGCTGGACCTTCTGTCTCCCTTGGACCTCCCGGAGCAAAACGACCGCCAGGGCTGAGGAGGCGCTGCCCCGCCCAGGACCAGCCTCAGCCACGTTACCTGAAGGCTTGGGACCCTGAACTGTCTCTCTCTAGGTGTACCTGCGAGCATGAGTCGCACCCACACACCCTCAAGCAGAGAAATCTGTGTGCCTAAAGAGACTCAAGATCCCAATGTGATTGGCACAGGGCCTTTCTCAGGCTCTCTGCATACCTTGGAGAGCTTGTGGCCTGAGTCCTGCTGAGCATCAAGCAGTACCAGTGGAGTAGATCCATAAACTTTTGTCTACCTCTTGCCCGATGGgaaagaggagagacagtaaaaaCCAGGGAAATGGACCTTCGGTCAGCGAGCTCGCCAGCAGATTCCATAGGGATGTGGACACTGCACGCGCCAAGCTCCCGGCGGATTCACGGAAGGGAGCTAGGGCAGGGTTGGATGCCTACCTGTGAATGTGTCCCTCACAGTTATTGGTTATCACAAATAAGAAACAAAGTCTCTGCAAAACAGAGCAAGCTCTTAAATTCATAGAGTGGCTGGGAGCAATTTGGAATGTTTACTTACCACGAAGAAGACGTTGGCCCATGCCGCTGCTATCCATTACagtaaaattccaaaataagatTCTGGTTGGAATGTCCCCTTTTGTGCTTTCTCCTTACTAGTAATGAACACTCATTCCTATGGGATCCTAACCTGAGAACGTGAtccttttttgttcatttttgctaTTTATCACCTACATGCAAAAAATTGTTAACACAATGTTTGGTGTCAGATGATGGACTAAATCTAAACTGATTCATACATTGCTCTGTTTAGTATTAGTAGAAAATAGACAATCAGCAGCTAAGCCCTTTTTCTCTTGTGCGAGACGCAGGTTGTAATAAAGCTGTAACACACCCCATGGGGTCTGGGGAAGAGGAGCTCAGTTCTAAGGTAATTGGAGCTAGTCAGCTTTCCTGATCACCCTCTGCTAACAAGAGTCTCCCCCAGTCCTTGCAGCAGTCCCCAAACCTAGTTTTGCATCAGAATCCCCCGGGGGCCCTTGTTAATGCATGTTGCCATGCCCTCCCTCAGGACTGCTGGCATCAGGGTCTCCCAGGGTGGGCCTGGGATTCTGTGTCCTTGTCAAGCCACCCTGTTGACTCTTCCACTCCTGGCTGCCAATGGTATGCCCTGCCATGAGCAGCAACACCGTTCGCCCTCTTGCTCCAAGATGGGCAAATTTTCCTGCTCAATGTGCATGCTGCGCACTTTGGACCCTGGTGCTGTCCTCAGATTGGAAGGAATAGGCCTAAGTATAGTCTGGAATGCCACTGGCCTTTGAGTCttaattgtttaaaaatagaTCTCGCTTTGTCCAAACCTGAGAGATACTGTCATTTCATCTTTCCTTGTGTTTCTCCTCCCACTTTTGCCATGCTTCTCACTTCACTAAGCTCCTCAATTTTACCGAGTAGCTCTACTGCTGCTCTAGCCGCCCAATATGCTCAAATGGCTCCCTAAGCCAGCTAGGTCTGTTGGAGTTCATTTACATGTGGCTTCACAGGAGTGAATTTATTAACACCCAAACCCAAGCCACTCTAGAAACTGCTCAGGAGCACAGGCTCTCCCAGGCAAATTCTTCTGGACTCTACAGACCTTCTGCAACTGCATAGGAGTAAAATTTACCCAACACTGAAAATGAGGCCAGGGCAGCAGTGATGGTGCACAGTGAAGGGACTGGTGAGAAGACAGGCAGTGATGGACTTGACCCTCTCTGACTTCCGCTTGGAAATTCCAGCCTTGGCCTGAATCATTTAAAAGTTACTGACTTCCCATAGGAACCATATGTGTGCAATTCTGGAGTAAAGCTGAACTGTCTGCTTGTCCTTCTCCAAAACGAGGGATGAGACTAGCTATGTGGAAATCTCAGGAACTCATTCAAGCTTTGAATTTAAGTATAAGCATCTTTAATTCCTATATTCAGAGTCCTAGATGTCAGGGAACACATGGAGTCCAAACATCTAGTAGCCATCCTCCTAAAGGACAGTCTACTTGTACTATCCAGTCAGCAGCCACCAGCCACATGTGGCTTTTTAGACtttagttaaaatttaaaatttagttcCTCATTCCCACTAGCCCCATtttaagtgctcagtagccacatgtagCTGGTGGCCACCATTGTTGGACAGCACAACTCATGTCTATTGCTGCAAAAAGTTCTATGGgagcaaggtggtggtggtatatgggaaccccataTGATGTTTATGCGTGTTTTGTGAGTTCACCActtctatacacttattgcttatgcatttccatgtatgaatgatatacttcaataaaattttattttttaataaagttctattggacagttCTGgtctaaattta is a genomic window of Dasypus novemcinctus isolate mDasNov1 chromosome 18, mDasNov1.1.hap2, whole genome shotgun sequence containing:
- the CHST4 gene encoding carbohydrate sulfotransferase 4 — translated: MPTKKTSLLLLLVFQTALLALFFHLSGHHLSILSRREEPKPVHVLVLSSWRSGSSFVGQLFGQHPDVFYLMEPAWHVWMSFTQSTPSKLHMAVRDLVRAVFQCDMSVFDAYLLPGPRKQSSLFVWETSRALCSPPACSMFPRDKIIPPAHCKALCHREPFEVVEEACRSYSHVVLKEVRFFNLQALYPLLKDPSLNLHIVHLVRDPRAVLRSRERTSGDLVVDSRMVVGQLWDHIKEEDRAFHVMRAICESQREIYEAAQLLPEALRRRYLLVRYEDLVRRPLTQTSQMYDFVGLKFLPRLQTWVQNITQGKGLGNHAFRTNARNALNVSQAWRWSLPYTKVARLQKICAALMNLLGYRQVLSEQEQRNLSLDLLSPLDLPEQNDRQG